A window of Thermosynechococcus sp. NK55a contains these coding sequences:
- a CDS encoding Fe2+-dependent dioxygenase → MLLQIDQLLSTQELSRLNTLLQAGVFEDGKWTAGIYAKTVKDNQQLVQEGQEYQVASEIVRSALGRNRLFQTYVQPKMIGSLLFSRYEAGMAYGTHMDNALMGSGDQLRRSDLSLTIFLNDPLTYEGGALVLDTSLGEQYFKLPAGSMIVYPSIFLHRVEAVSKGVRLVAVAWVQSLIRDPLERELLFELDTVRHSIFEKQGKTVEFDLLCKVYSNLLRKWAEI, encoded by the coding sequence ATGCTACTGCAAATTGATCAATTACTCAGCACTCAGGAATTGAGCCGGCTAAATACACTCCTACAAGCCGGGGTGTTTGAGGACGGCAAATGGACTGCCGGGATTTATGCCAAAACGGTTAAAGACAATCAACAACTGGTGCAGGAGGGGCAGGAGTACCAAGTTGCCTCGGAAATAGTGCGCTCTGCCCTAGGGAGAAATCGGCTCTTTCAAACCTATGTCCAGCCCAAGATGATTGGTTCCCTTCTGTTTAGCCGCTACGAGGCAGGCATGGCCTATGGTACCCATATGGACAATGCCCTGATGGGAAGTGGTGATCAATTGAGGCGCTCTGATCTTTCCCTAACGATTTTTCTAAATGATCCTTTGACCTACGAAGGAGGGGCATTGGTTCTCGATACCAGCCTAGGAGAGCAGTATTTTAAGCTACCTGCGGGATCAATGATTGTTTATCCTTCTATCTTTCTCCATCGCGTGGAGGCAGTAAGTAAGGGGGTGCGCCTGGTGGCAGTTGCCTGGGTGCAAAGTTTGATTCGTGATCCCCTAGAGCGGGAACTGCTCTTTGAGTTAGATACGGTTCGCCACAGCATTTTTGAAAAGCAGGGAAAGACCGTAGAGTTTGATCTCCTGTGCAAGGTGTACTCTAACTTGCTGCGGAAATGGGCTGAAATTTAA